The Apium graveolens cultivar Ventura chromosome 6, ASM990537v1, whole genome shotgun sequence genome contains a region encoding:
- the LOC141663959 gene encoding uncharacterized protein LOC141663959, which yields MKREMRWSWICPLRWAEALREISGRLGFMKGTLQGSFGCKKIVNGRQNLFLSAKKFELNCLRDKEMDVKASSLDEYVKASASASTSTSALDSTIILFSFDKYTSLPDSYLQAA from the exons ATGAAGAGAGAGATGAGGTGGAGTTGGATCTGTCCTCTCCGATGGGCAGAAGCTTTAAGAGAAATTTCAGGGCGATTG GGGTTTATGAAAGGCACCTTACAAGGGAGTTTTGGATGCAAAAAGATCGTTAATGGTAGACAGAATTTGTTCCTGTCAGCTAAGAAATTTGAACTGAATTGCCTTAGAGACAAAGAAATGGATGTGAAAGCATCATCATTAGACGAGTATGTGAAAGCATCAGCATCAGCATCAACATCAACATCAGCATTAGACTCAACTATAATTTTATTTTCATTCGACAAGTATACCTCTTTACCAGACAGCTACTTACAAGCAG CCTAA